One Brassica napus cultivar Da-Ae chromosome A5, Da-Ae, whole genome shotgun sequence DNA window includes the following coding sequences:
- the LOC125608634 gene encoding glutathione S-transferase T3-like: MEKLVVVSRGGGHGACGEEATEKLVVGAECWSWGLQRGGDGEVGGREKRLWSWGLRRGTENKDAVVSNEQKASTLWGRIAAYFAASPKVAGGDMPEPPQCKQRWQKLNDLVCKFCGSYAAATRQKTSGQSESDVVKLAHEIFFNDHKIKFNLHHAWEDLRYDQKWSEHATSKLGGNGQKRKCEDGAETASSQATINLDEQPTKRPAGVKASKSASAKKPIVDNEASVKFETMCSIKEKDLALQERVSKMALLNSLISKTDPLSEVEQAVKTKLLTEMLDN; the protein is encoded by the exons ATGGAGAAGCTGGTGGTCGTGAGCAGAGGTGGTGGTCATGGGGCTTGCGGCGAGGAGGCGACGGAGAAGCTGGTGGTCGGAGCAGAGTGTTGGTCATGGGGCTTGCAGCGAGGAGGCGACGGAGAAGTTGGTGGCCGTGAGAAGAGGTTGTGGTCATGGGGCTTGCGGCGAGGAACAGAGAA CAAGGATGCTGTAGTCAGCAATGAGCAAAAAGCAAGTACTTTATGGGGCCGCATTGCCGCTTACTTTGCAGCTAGTCCGAAGGTGGCAGGAGGTGATATGCCAGAACCTCCTCAGTGTAAGCAAAGGTGGCAGAAGCTGAATGATCTTGTTTGCAAGTTCTGCGGATCATATGCGGCAGCAACAAGACAGAAAACTAGTGGTCAGAGCGAGAGTGATGTTGTGAAACTGGCACACGAAATATTTTTCAATGATCACAAGATTAAATTTAATCTCCACCATGCTTGGGAGGATCTCCGCTATGACCAGAAATGGTCTGAGCATGCTACTAGTAAGCTTGGTGGAAACGGTCAGAAGAGAAAGTGTGAGGATGGAGCAGAAACAGCAAGCTCTCAAGCAACTATCAATCTAGACGAGCAACCTACCAAACGGCCAGCTGGTGTTAAGGCTTCAAAATCAGCTTCTGCAAAGAAACCAATCGTAGATAATGAGGCTTCAGTAAAGTTTGAGACCATGTGCTCTATTAAAGAGAAAGACTTGGCCCTGCAAGAGAGAGTTTCGAAAATGGCTCTGCTTAACAGCCTCATTTCAAAAACAGACCCACTTTCTGAAGTAGAACAAGCAGTAAAGACTAAGCTTCTTACAGAGATGCTGGATAACTAG